From a single Candidatus Omnitrophota bacterium genomic region:
- the nadC gene encoding carboxylating nicotinate-nucleotide diphosphorylase, whose amino-acid sequence MIRRALDEDAADRDITSAVLFQKPKTAQAVIISGEEGVLCGVTIAMAVFVMRNSGIKFMPLAMDGEPIRPEQQIAYIEGDAKAILSAERTALNFLSRLSGISTLTAEFVEAIRPYRTKIMDTRKTTPGLRILEKYAVKAGGGTNHRIGLHDQVLIKDNHLAATGYNWDAVARAVKSCQRKKIKAEIEVQDLNQFNEALKINPDIIMLDNMDLKEIRSAVALRDKYRHGLRLEVSGGVNLNNVKKMASTGVEMISIGALTHSVKSIDFSLEIVR is encoded by the coding sequence ATGATACGCCGCGCACTCGATGAGGACGCCGCAGACAGGGACATAACGTCCGCGGTACTCTTCCAAAAGCCGAAGACGGCGCAGGCGGTAATAATATCCGGCGAAGAAGGCGTGCTCTGCGGCGTCACGATAGCTATGGCGGTATTCGTCATGCGCAACTCCGGGATAAAATTCATGCCGCTCGCGATGGACGGCGAACCGATACGGCCGGAACAGCAGATCGCATATATAGAGGGGGACGCGAAAGCGATACTCAGCGCCGAAAGAACGGCCTTGAACTTCCTAAGCCGCCTGTCGGGAATATCCACTCTGACGGCCGAATTCGTTGAGGCGATAAGACCTTATAGAACAAAGATAATGGACACCCGCAAGACCACGCCGGGACTGCGCATCCTCGAGAAATACGCGGTCAAGGCCGGCGGCGGCACCAACCATCGTATAGGCCTCCACGACCAGGTATTGATCAAAGATAACCATCTCGCCGCTACCGGTTACAATTGGGATGCCGTAGCGCGAGCCGTCAAGTCCTGCCAGAGGAAAAAAATAAAGGCCGAGATAGAAGTCCAGGACCTTAATCAATTTAACGAAGCCCTTAAGATCAACCCCGACATAATAATGCTGGATAATATGGATTTGAAAGAGATCAGGTCCGCCGTAGCTTTGCGCGACAAATACCGTCACGGGCTGCGTCTGGAAGTGTCGGGGGGCGTTAACCTCAATAACGTAAAAAAGATGGCTTCTACGGGCGTAGAAATGATATCAATAGGAGCGCTGACCCATTCCGTAAAATCGATAGATTTCTCCCTGGAGATCGTCCGATGA